A single genomic interval of Desulfatiglans sp. harbors:
- a CDS encoding ABC transporter permease subunit yields the protein MLKTLIEKELKAILLSPKFVAVFFVCSILVILSIYIGIDEYKTGVRHYETMNAQLDQQTKELTSWSSVRLNVVRRPDPMHIFVTGVNNDIGRQSPIIRGDIIKLYASRYSDQLLFAIFRSLDLMFIVQVVLSLFAILFTYDSICGEREVGTLKLNFANPIPRTTYVLAKVAGSWLGLMIPLIIPLAIGIALVLICRIPMTSAHWIRFFLLIFMSGLYLSFFVCLGVLFSSLSKVASSSFLYLLVIWIGFVLIIPRAGVMIAGQFLSVPTAAEISAKLTEKNRDTSRQLSEWLSGRSSEYRKRIESLNDEDRQNKANELREQYSKDVTIKFSELNQEIDKYHVSLNEEWRNRKIEQERLGFSLSRFSPASAFQLAAMELSGTGVNIKTRYEDQLQAYKEIFNTFITKKEDKSGGIFAQVSKDKKPENIDTREIPQFIYINPDLKQVLQSTVIDITIISFYILITIAGTFIAFIRYDVR from the coding sequence ATGCTTAAAACATTAATAGAAAAAGAGTTGAAGGCCATTCTACTGAGCCCCAAATTTGTCGCGGTTTTTTTTGTCTGCTCTATTCTTGTTATTTTGAGTATATACATAGGGATAGATGAATACAAAACCGGAGTCAGACATTACGAGACAATGAATGCCCAGCTGGATCAGCAGACAAAGGAGCTGACAAGCTGGTCAAGTGTGCGCCTGAATGTTGTGCGCCGTCCTGACCCGATGCATATTTTTGTTACCGGGGTTAATAATGATATTGGCAGGCAGTCCCCTATTATCAGGGGAGATATCATAAAACTTTATGCCAGCCGATACTCTGATCAGCTTCTTTTCGCGATATTCAGATCACTGGACCTTATGTTTATTGTACAGGTAGTCCTCTCTTTATTTGCCATTCTCTTCACGTATGATTCCATCTGCGGTGAAAGAGAGGTCGGAACGCTGAAACTCAATTTCGCAAACCCTATACCACGAACAACCTACGTCCTGGCAAAGGTTGCGGGGTCATGGCTTGGTCTTATGATACCTCTCATAATACCTCTTGCAATTGGGATTGCGCTGGTATTGATCTGCCGCATACCCATGACATCGGCGCACTGGATTCGGTTTTTTCTGCTGATATTTATGTCAGGTCTATATTTGAGTTTTTTTGTCTGCCTGGGGGTATTGTTTTCTTCCCTCAGCAAAGTTGCCTCCAGCTCTTTTTTATACCTGCTTGTAATATGGATCGGTTTTGTCCTGATCATTCCCCGCGCCGGTGTAATGATAGCGGGCCAGTTTCTATCGGTGCCTACTGCTGCAGAAATATCAGCAAAACTTACTGAAAAAAACAGAGATACATCCAGGCAACTTTCCGAATGGTTGTCAGGGCGTTCAAGCGAATACCGGAAACGTATTGAATCTTTAAACGATGAGGATCGGCAAAACAAGGCGAATGAATTGCGGGAACAATACAGTAAAGATGTGACAATAAAATTCTCAGAGCTTAACCAGGAGATAGATAAATACCATGTTTCATTGAATGAGGAGTGGCGTAACAGGAAGATTGAACAGGAAAGGCTTGGATTTTCTTTGTCAAGGTTCTCTCCTGCATCTGCCTTTCAGCTTGCCGCCATGGAACTCTCCGGTACAGGGGTAAATATAAAAACAAGATATGAAGATCAACTGCAGGCATATAAAGAAATCTTCAACACATTTATTACCAAAAAAGAAGATAAATCAGGCGGAATATTTGCACAGGTTTCTAAAGATAAAAAACCTGAAAATATTGATACCAGGGAGATACCGCAATTTATCTATATAAACCCTGACCTGAAACAGGTGCTGCAATCCACGGTGATCGATATAACCATAATATCATTTTACATCTTGATTACCATCGCCGGGACATTTATTGCTTTTATCCGTTATGATGTGAGGTGA
- a CDS encoding DUF3800 domain-containing protein, translated as MHTDESGDSGIVNSPTRYFVLSGIVLHELRWNEYLSRLIEFRKRMRNAFGLLLREEIHSARMINRPGELVRIKRNDRLTIIRNFIDEIATMQDLSIINVVIDKKGKAADYDVLENAWKILLQRFSNTISHRNFPGPANPDDRGLVLPDMSEIKKITQIIRKMRRYNPIPNQTEYGAGYRNLMISNFVEDPYFKDSEKSYFIQAADVVAFALYQSIAPSSYIKSKSGQNFFKRLKGVLCTVASSKNPDGIVWV; from the coding sequence ATGCATACAGATGAAAGCGGTGACAGTGGTATTGTGAACAGCCCTACCCGGTATTTCGTGTTATCAGGGATTGTTTTACATGAACTCCGCTGGAATGAATACTTATCAAGATTGATTGAATTTCGAAAAAGAATGAGAAATGCCTTTGGCCTGCTTTTAAGAGAAGAAATTCATTCTGCCAGGATGATTAACAGACCAGGTGAATTGGTGAGAATAAAACGAAATGATCGTTTAACAATTATAAGAAACTTTATAGATGAAATTGCTACCATGCAGGATTTGAGCATCATTAATGTAGTCATTGATAAAAAGGGAAAGGCTGCTGATTATGATGTGCTTGAGAATGCGTGGAAAATACTTCTTCAGAGATTTTCAAATACTATATCTCATCGTAATTTCCCAGGTCCTGCAAATCCAGATGACCGGGGATTGGTTTTACCTGATATGAGTGAAATTAAAAAGATTACCCAAATTATTCGAAAAATGAGGAGATATAACCCCATACCAAATCAGACTGAATATGGTGCAGGGTATAGAAATTTAATGATTTCTAACTTTGTTGAAGATCCTTATTTTAAAGATTCAGAAAAATCATATTTTATTCAAGCTGCGGATGTAGTTGCTTTTGCATTATATCAAAGCATTGCTCCTTCATCATATATTAAGAGTAAGTCCGGGCAGAATTTTTTTAAAAGATTGAAGGGGGTTTTATGTACTGTAGCATCTTCAAAGAACCCGGATGGGATTGTCTGGGTATAA
- a CDS encoding carboxylesterase/lipase family protein: MAFGAVGLSVGLTPACQPVQEKKEPLPEPIVKTQYGPVRGYNNKGVYTFRGVRYGASTGGENRFKPPKAPNPWTEIRDASSYGYRAPQTNPAAPFSMSPDTEIGKILLASDGFRVPAPESEDCLFLNIWSPAIDQKEKRPVMVWLHGGGFSMGSSSDLLYDGTNLARRGAVMVGVNHRLNVFGYTHLGDIGGEEFAHSGNAGQLDIIFALKWIQANIDKFGGDPDRVMIFGESGGGAKVCMLLASPAAKGLFHSAVIESGPGIKVEERESATKAAEALLEELTITKENLDEIHKLPTEKILSAYFAATAKLVGQGGFGPVIDPVILPDHPFFPKAPLISANVPIMVGWNKTESTAFSLGQDELWALDEEGLRKRVEMIAGAETEKLIGLYRKINPNMSPSSIYFHIASYSGMGSGSVTIAERKMALGKASAYLYRLDWETPVLNGKLISPHGLEMPFVFDNVDEGGIGLSGGGAEAQKMADKMSEAWIAFAATGDPNTPESGLPLWDPYDTLKRPTMIFDKESRVEFDPLKEQRIIFEKINEMKL; the protein is encoded by the coding sequence ATGGCATTTGGGGCCGTGGGGCTTTCAGTCGGGTTAACGCCTGCATGCCAGCCTGTTCAGGAAAAGAAGGAGCCTTTGCCTGAGCCTATTGTTAAAACCCAGTACGGGCCGGTGCGGGGCTATAATAATAAAGGTGTCTATACATTTCGTGGTGTCAGGTATGGTGCATCAACAGGAGGTGAAAACCGCTTCAAACCGCCAAAGGCCCCTAACCCATGGACAGAAATCCGTGATGCCTCCTCATATGGTTATCGTGCGCCACAGACAAACCCGGCTGCTCCCTTTAGCATGTCACCTGATACAGAGATAGGTAAGATACTTCTGGCATCTGATGGCTTCAGGGTGCCTGCGCCTGAAAGTGAAGACTGCCTGTTTTTAAATATCTGGTCTCCTGCCATTGATCAGAAGGAAAAACGGCCTGTCATGGTATGGCTTCACGGCGGAGGTTTTTCAATGGGCTCTTCATCAGACCTGCTTTACGACGGCACAAACCTTGCCAGGAGGGGCGCTGTTATGGTGGGCGTGAATCACAGGCTGAATGTGTTCGGGTACACGCATCTTGGTGACATAGGTGGAGAAGAGTTTGCCCATTCAGGTAATGCAGGCCAGCTTGATATAATCTTTGCCCTGAAATGGATACAAGCAAATATAGATAAGTTTGGCGGAGACCCTGATCGTGTGATGATATTCGGTGAGTCAGGCGGAGGGGCAAAGGTGTGCATGCTCCTTGCCTCACCTGCTGCAAAGGGGTTGTTTCATTCCGCTGTAATAGAGAGCGGCCCAGGGATCAAGGTGGAGGAACGTGAGTCAGCAACAAAGGCGGCAGAGGCCCTTCTTGAGGAACTTACAATCACAAAGGAAAACCTTGATGAGATACATAAACTGCCAACAGAAAAGATTCTTTCCGCCTATTTTGCAGCCACTGCAAAGCTAGTCGGCCAAGGTGGTTTCGGGCCTGTTATTGACCCTGTTATTTTGCCTGATCATCCCTTTTTTCCAAAGGCCCCTCTCATATCCGCAAATGTTCCCATTATGGTAGGGTGGAACAAGACTGAATCAACTGCATTTTCACTGGGCCAGGATGAGCTCTGGGCCCTTGATGAAGAGGGTTTAAGAAAAAGGGTAGAGATGATTGCAGGCGCGGAAACAGAAAAGCTCATAGGGCTTTATCGAAAAATTAACCCCAATATGTCACCATCATCCATCTACTTTCATATAGCAAGCTATTCAGGCATGGGCTCAGGCTCTGTCACCATTGCAGAACGAAAGATGGCCCTGGGCAAGGCCTCTGCATACCTGTATCGCCTTGACTGGGAAACCCCTGTGCTGAATGGAAAGCTCATATCACCCCACGGGCTTGAGATGCCGTTTGTGTTTGATAATGTTGATGAGGGTGGAATCGGGCTATCAGGAGGGGGAGCAGAGGCACAGAAGATGGCGGATAAGATGAGTGAGGCATGGATCGCCTTTGCAGCTACAGGCGATCCCAATACACCTGAAAGCGGTCTACCGCTGTGGGACCCTTATGATACATTAAAGCGGCCGACCATGATATTTGATAAAGAGAGCCGTGTGGAGTTTGACCCATTAAAGGAGCAGCGGATTATATTTGAAAAGATAAATGAGATGAAGCTGTAA
- a CDS encoding tannase/feruloyl esterase family alpha/beta hydrolase: MKYYSRLNLSVFLTLILLIQNVFGEEWSCEDLMQFKVEGCNLSITKAATIPEGKMQSTPFGPPAYDGIIPAYCRVDGEIDKRIGHEDKPYAIGFAIALPKNWNGRLMFQGGGGMNGTVADPIGAQGGGIPALARGFAVITSDTGHKSGGGAFDTSFMSDQEAYMNFLYKAIGKVTMVGKEIVKKHYDKPISYSYYVGCSTGGREAMIMSQRYPDYYDGIVSGAPAMRTNYSNLGTKWMQVSLNQAAPLDANGNPVPGGGLSEKDSQLLIDSFLNACDMKDGVKDGMVFNNTGCAFDPEKLQCKGEKDDDCLTEKQVKAVKQGLAGPVTSGGVRVYSPFALDTGLNAKVGIPGLLVMTQSILGPPVKDTTMDIDKEYIEKTDGVAAVGDTFLWTNLTTFSGHGGKLIFYHGMSDPWFSALDTVDYYKRLIRDNGGAEKVHDWSRLFLVPGMCHCSGGEKTVDSFDMLSAITAWVEKGVAPDRVIATGRNLPGISRPLCPYPEYPHYKGAGDSNNADNFKCRNNI, encoded by the coding sequence ATGAAATACTATTCAAGGCTAAATTTATCAGTTTTTTTGACATTAATACTCCTGATACAAAATGTCTTCGGAGAGGAATGGAGTTGTGAAGACCTTATGCAGTTTAAAGTGGAGGGATGCAACCTCTCCATTACAAAGGCCGCAACCATTCCGGAGGGGAAAATGCAGTCAACCCCATTTGGCCCCCCTGCATATGACGGGATAATACCAGCGTATTGCCGTGTTGATGGGGAGATAGATAAACGTATCGGGCATGAGGATAAACCCTATGCCATAGGCTTTGCCATTGCCCTGCCAAAAAATTGGAACGGGAGGCTCATGTTTCAGGGCGGCGGCGGTATGAATGGGACAGTTGCAGACCCCATAGGCGCCCAGGGGGGCGGCATACCTGCCCTTGCAAGGGGATTCGCCGTGATCACATCCGATACTGGCCATAAAAGTGGAGGTGGAGCCTTTGATACCTCCTTTATGTCAGACCAGGAGGCCTACATGAACTTCCTCTACAAGGCCATTGGCAAGGTTACTATGGTCGGTAAGGAAATAGTCAAAAAGCATTATGATAAACCAATCAGCTATTCCTATTATGTGGGCTGCTCCACCGGAGGCCGTGAGGCAATGATCATGTCACAGCGCTACCCTGATTACTATGATGGTATTGTATCAGGCGCGCCGGCCATGAGAACCAACTACTCAAACCTTGGCACAAAATGGATGCAGGTATCTCTTAATCAGGCAGCGCCCCTTGATGCAAATGGTAACCCTGTACCGGGAGGGGGCCTTTCTGAAAAGGACAGCCAGTTACTGATTGATTCATTCCTTAATGCCTGCGACATGAAGGACGGGGTAAAGGATGGTATGGTTTTTAACAACACCGGTTGTGCCTTTGATCCTGAAAAGCTGCAATGTAAGGGTGAAAAGGATGATGACTGCCTGACAGAAAAACAGGTAAAGGCGGTTAAACAGGGATTGGCCGGCCCTGTTACATCAGGCGGAGTGCGTGTATATTCTCCTTTTGCGCTTGATACAGGTTTGAATGCAAAGGTCGGGATCCCCGGACTTCTGGTAATGACACAGAGCATACTCGGCCCCCCTGTAAAAGATACGACAATGGATATTGACAAAGAATATATTGAAAAGACCGATGGTGTTGCAGCGGTAGGGGATACCTTTTTATGGACAAACCTCACCACCTTTTCAGGGCACGGTGGAAAGCTGATATTTTACCACGGGATGAGCGACCCCTGGTTTTCTGCCCTTGACACGGTTGATTACTATAAGCGTCTTATAAGAGACAATGGTGGAGCGGAAAAGGTGCATGATTGGAGCAGGCTTTTTCTGGTGCCCGGGATGTGTCATTGCAGCGGAGGGGAAAAGACAGTTGATTCATTTGATATGCTGAGTGCCATAACTGCCTGGGTGGAAAAGGGTGTTGCACCTGACAGGGTTATCGCAACCGGAAGGAATTTACCGGGCATAAGCAGGCCACTCTGCCCATACCCGGAATATCCCCATTATAAAGGTGCAGGGGATAGCAATAATGCGGATAATTTTAAATGCAGGAATAATATTTAG
- a CDS encoding sugar ABC transporter permease, whose amino-acid sequence MSKIVDSLHANFRTYSMVIALVVIWILFSILTNGVFFEPRNLSNLVRQTSLIAILAIGMVPVIVTGNIDLSIGSVVGFISIIVAYCQYFIFPGFLSGLFPSFEAQTTFLGISTSMNGVISTILSIIVALFVGLLVGIWHGTLIAYLKIPAFIVTLGGYLAFRGGVLLVSGGRTISPVENTLVEIGQGYIPKDIGMILAILVVISVFAFILWGRGQKFKYGFERYSITKDLFKASLISAIVLFYVLYIANGYEGIQNPVLLMVIILMIFTYLTNNTRFGRYIYAYGGNREATRLSGINTSFIIFKVYILMGILCAVCGVVLTGYVSAGTTSGGNLYELLTIAACVIGGTSLMGGEGSVAGAVVGALVMGSLNNGMDLLGWTNSKQWIIQGLVLIIAVYVDVVSKKKR is encoded by the coding sequence ATGAGTAAGATTGTTGATTCCCTCCATGCAAATTTTCGCACATATTCCATGGTAATAGCCCTTGTGGTGATCTGGATATTATTCAGCATACTGACAAACGGTGTGTTTTTTGAGCCACGGAACCTCTCAAACCTTGTAAGGCAGACCTCCCTAATCGCCATACTTGCCATCGGCATGGTACCTGTTATTGTTACAGGCAACATAGACCTCTCCATTGGTTCTGTTGTGGGCTTCATAAGCATTATAGTTGCCTACTGCCAGTATTTTATCTTTCCCGGTTTCCTGAGCGGGCTCTTTCCTTCATTTGAGGCACAGACAACCTTCCTTGGGATATCCACCAGCATGAACGGCGTAATATCAACAATCCTTTCAATTATTGTTGCACTATTTGTTGGTCTTCTTGTGGGAATCTGGCACGGTACTCTAATTGCCTATCTGAAGATACCTGCATTCATTGTGACATTAGGCGGGTACCTTGCATTCAGAGGCGGGGTGCTGCTTGTAAGCGGCGGCAGGACCATAAGCCCTGTTGAAAATACACTGGTAGAGATCGGCCAGGGTTATATCCCTAAAGATATAGGGATGATTCTTGCTATACTGGTTGTTATCTCTGTCTTTGCATTCATACTGTGGGGCAGGGGCCAGAAATTCAAATACGGGTTTGAAAGATATTCCATTACAAAAGACCTCTTCAAGGCATCCCTGATATCGGCTATCGTGCTCTTCTATGTCTTATATATAGCAAATGGTTATGAGGGTATACAGAACCCGGTACTTCTGATGGTGATCATCCTCATGATCTTTACCTACCTAACAAACAATACCCGCTTTGGCCGTTACATATACGCATACGGCGGTAACCGTGAGGCTACAAGGCTCTCGGGCATCAATACCAGCTTTATAATCTTCAAGGTCTATATCCTTATGGGGATCCTGTGTGCTGTGTGCGGGGTCGTTTTAACAGGGTATGTATCAGCCGGCACAACATCAGGCGGCAACCTGTATGAACTCCTTACCATTGCTGCCTGTGTTATAGGCGGCACAAGCCTGATGGGCGGCGAGGGCTCTGTTGCAGGCGCTGTAGTCGGGGCACTGGTGATGGGAAGCCTGAATAATGGCATGGACCTTTTAGGCTGGACCAACTCAAAGCAGTGGATCATCCAGGGGCTTGTTTTGATTATTGCGGTTTATGTTGATGTGGTTTCAAAGAAGAAGAGGTAG
- a CDS encoding ATP-binding cassette domain-containing protein: MDNFILQIKNITKKFPGVTALSDISFNVKRGEIHGLAGENGAGKSTLVKILSGVYPADTYMGTVIYDGEELNFDREALRSAMDMGIAVVYQELLLVPEMTVGENIFLGREPVTASGSVNWNKLYADTRELLKKYNLNIPFSAKVSSLGVGKQQMVVIAKALSENVKVLILDEPTSALTEAEVDTLMTILERLRKDGITCIYITHKLNEFFRITDTITVFRDGTVVDTVKTKEITTEKIISMMVGREMKERYPAETRNPGDAVMEATGISVPDPLLQHKKLVDDVSFYVKKGEILGIAGLMGSGRTELVSAIFGEYGKGRQGTIKINGEEVSILSARDAINNGISLVPEDRKLLGLIVSQSILKNISLPNMDQFTRGFSVNRHKEYYECNEMSKRLSVKCPSIHSIVESLSGGNQQKVVLAKCIMSNPRILILDEPTRGIDVGAKYEIYKLMNMLAGQGVAIIMVSSELPEILGMSDRILVMHEGRCTGIIDNDENATQERIMTLATGTSVLN; this comes from the coding sequence ATGGATAATTTTATTTTACAAATAAAAAACATCACCAAAAAATTCCCCGGTGTAACGGCCCTCTCGGATATCTCCTTTAATGTGAAAAGGGGTGAGATACACGGCCTGGCTGGGGAAAACGGGGCTGGCAAATCAACACTGGTAAAGATACTTTCGGGTGTATACCCCGCAGATACATATATGGGCACTGTCATATATGATGGCGAGGAGCTTAATTTTGATCGTGAGGCCTTAAGAAGCGCCATGGATATGGGTATAGCAGTGGTATATCAGGAGCTTCTGCTTGTGCCTGAGATGACAGTGGGTGAAAACATCTTTTTGGGCCGTGAGCCTGTAACCGCGAGTGGCTCTGTAAACTGGAACAAACTCTATGCGGATACCAGGGAGTTGCTTAAGAAATACAATCTGAACATACCCTTCTCCGCAAAGGTCTCCTCCCTTGGTGTTGGCAAACAGCAGATGGTGGTTATTGCAAAGGCCCTCTCTGAAAATGTTAAGGTGCTTATCCTTGATGAGCCCACCTCAGCCCTGACCGAGGCGGAGGTTGATACCCTCATGACGATACTTGAGCGGCTCAGGAAGGATGGCATTACCTGCATCTATATCACACACAAACTCAATGAGTTTTTCAGAATCACAGACACCATAACTGTATTTCGTGACGGCACGGTTGTTGATACGGTAAAGACAAAGGAGATCACCACTGAAAAGATCATCTCCATGATGGTTGGCCGTGAGATGAAGGAGAGATATCCGGCTGAAACCCGTAACCCGGGTGATGCTGTGATGGAGGCAACAGGGATATCTGTACCTGACCCTCTGCTTCAGCATAAAAAACTGGTTGATGATGTAAGCTTTTATGTGAAGAAGGGTGAGATCCTGGGTATAGCAGGCCTGATGGGGTCGGGCCGCACTGAGCTTGTCTCCGCCATATTCGGTGAGTACGGGAAAGGCCGACAGGGCACTATAAAAATAAACGGCGAAGAGGTCTCTATCCTTTCAGCGCGCGATGCTATAAATAATGGAATAAGCCTTGTGCCAGAAGACAGAAAACTTCTGGGGCTTATTGTAAGCCAATCCATTTTAAAAAACATCTCTTTACCAAACATGGATCAGTTTACCAGAGGCTTCAGTGTTAACCGGCACAAGGAGTATTATGAATGCAATGAAATGTCCAAAAGGCTCTCTGTAAAATGCCCGTCCATTCATTCAATCGTGGAGTCACTCAGCGGTGGGAACCAGCAGAAGGTGGTGCTTGCAAAATGCATCATGTCAAACCCCAGGATACTCATCCTGGATGAGCCTACAAGGGGCATAGATGTAGGGGCAAAATATGAGATATACAAACTCATGAACATGCTGGCAGGTCAGGGGGTGGCCATAATAATGGTTTCAAGCGAACTCCCTGAGATACTTGGCATGAGTGACAGGATACTTGTGATGCACGAAGGCAGATGTACAGGCATTATTGATAATGACGAGAATGCGACACAGGAACGTATAATGACCCTCGCAACAGGAACATCGGTTTTAAATTAA
- a CDS encoding sugar ABC transporter substrate-binding protein: MRRFLFALTVALFLFGISGCSKEGKEEKGAKEAGGKIKIGLSFSDFATERWAVERDIMTKMLEEKGYEVMAQEANHDTRVQNDQIENMVTKGAKAILIVAEDGASCSIAVDKAAKAGVPCVAYDRLIKTPNLACYISFDNVAVGRQQALGVLKVKDSGRFVLLGGSPTDNNAVLFRNGQMEVLQPLIDKGQIQIVADQWVDNWEQEIALKKMENILTALKNEIDAVVASNDGTALGAIQALKAQKLSGIVPISGQDATAAGCRSIVDGDLTMTVFKDVRLLTPLAVDIAIKLANKESIEGLQNFSLAALTLDKNIKGEIPCRFLDVIQVDKNNIYDTVVKSGFQKWEEVYAGLPEADRPPKP, encoded by the coding sequence ATGAGGAGATTTCTTTTTGCATTAACTGTTGCGCTGTTTCTTTTTGGTATCTCTGGATGTTCAAAAGAGGGTAAAGAGGAAAAGGGCGCTAAAGAGGCGGGTGGGAAGATAAAGATCGGCCTTTCCTTTTCTGACTTTGCCACAGAGCGCTGGGCAGTTGAGCGCGATATTATGACAAAGATGCTTGAAGAAAAAGGGTATGAGGTTATGGCCCAGGAGGCAAACCATGATACCAGGGTGCAGAATGACCAGATAGAAAACATGGTTACAAAAGGGGCAAAGGCAATACTCATAGTAGCTGAAGACGGGGCCTCCTGTTCCATCGCTGTGGACAAGGCAGCCAAAGCGGGTGTGCCCTGCGTAGCCTATGACAGGCTTATTAAAACACCAAACCTGGCCTGCTATATCTCCTTTGATAATGTAGCGGTAGGCCGCCAGCAGGCTTTAGGTGTGCTCAAGGTAAAGGACAGCGGCAGGTTTGTGCTGCTTGGTGGTAGCCCCACAGACAACAATGCTGTACTTTTCAGAAACGGGCAAATGGAGGTGCTTCAGCCACTTATTGATAAGGGCCAGATACAGATTGTTGCAGACCAGTGGGTAGATAACTGGGAGCAGGAGATCGCCCTAAAGAAGATGGAGAATATCCTTACCGCATTAAAGAATGAGATAGATGCGGTAGTTGCATCAAATGACGGCACTGCCCTTGGCGCAATACAGGCATTAAAGGCACAGAAGCTGAGCGGGATAGTCCCGATATCAGGCCAGGATGCAACCGCTGCTGGATGCAGATCAATAGTTGATGGTGATCTGACCATGACCGTGTTCAAGGATGTGCGGTTGCTGACCCCACTTGCGGTTGATATTGCAATAAAGCTTGCCAATAAAGAAAGTATTGAGGGGCTTCAGAATTTTTCCCTTGCTGCCCTTACACTTGATAAAAACATTAAGGGGGAGATCCCATGCCGGTTCCTCGATGTAATACAGGTAGATAAAAACAATATTTATGATACTGTAGTAAAAAGCGGGTTCCAGAAATGGGAAGAGGTATACGCTGGTTTACCGGAGGCAGATAGGCCACCAAAGCCATAG
- a CDS encoding helix-turn-helix transcriptional regulator, with the protein MQDYIKAHINDSISLYDLAQSCGLSPWHTSRVFKELTGKNPFEYIRAIRLSQAALKLRDERSKVIDVALDFVFDSHEGFTRAFSREFGISPKEYKKHTPPVKLFIPYRVMDSSQFKPEKKEIFMENEKTGCKTVAVFVQVVERPARKMITKRGVKATEYFKYCEEVGCDIWGILVSIKEALYEPVGAWLPKGMIKKGTSQYIMGVEVPVNYQGQVPEGFEIIDLKPCKMMIFQGPPFKDEAFEGAIHDLWDVMKQYNPEIYGFKWADADAPRFQMEPQGYRGYIEGRPVRDIKA; encoded by the coding sequence ATGCAGGACTATATAAAGGCGCACATCAATGATTCTATTTCACTTTATGACCTTGCTCAGTCATGCGGGTTATCACCCTGGCATACCTCAAGGGTTTTCAAGGAGCTGACCGGGAAAAATCCATTTGAGTATATCAGGGCAATAAGGCTCTCTCAGGCGGCGCTTAAGCTCAGGGATGAAAGATCAAAGGTGATTGATGTGGCCCTTGATTTTGTTTTTGATTCCCATGAGGGGTTTACCCGTGCCTTTTCCAGGGAATTCGGTATTTCACCAAAGGAGTATAAAAAACATACCCCGCCTGTAAAATTGTTTATCCCTTATCGCGTGATGGACTCCTCTCAATTTAAACCTGAAAAAAAGGAGATTTTTATGGAAAATGAGAAAACAGGGTGTAAAACAGTAGCGGTTTTTGTGCAGGTGGTGGAAAGACCGGCCAGGAAGATGATCACTAAAAGAGGGGTAAAGGCCACAGAGTATTTTAAATATTGTGAAGAGGTGGGTTGCGATATATGGGGTATCCTGGTTAGCATTAAAGAAGCCCTGTATGAACCGGTTGGCGCATGGCTCCCAAAAGGCATGATAAAAAAGGGTACATCACAATATATAATGGGAGTGGAGGTGCCGGTAAATTACCAAGGACAGGTGCCTGAAGGCTTTGAAATAATTGACCTCAAGCCATGCAAGATGATGATTTTTCAGGGGCCGCCATTTAAGGATGAGGCGTTTGAAGGGGCCATACATGATCTGTGGGATGTAATGAAGCAGTACAATCCTGAGATTTATGGTTTTAAATGGGCAGATGCGGATGCGCCAAGGTTTCAGATGGAACCACAGGGTTACAGAGGGTATATTGAAGGAAGGCCGGTAAGGGATATAAAGGCATAA